A stretch of Paenibacillus peoriae DNA encodes these proteins:
- a CDS encoding histidine phosphatase family protein: MKTFIYMVRHGESPKTEGNERTRGLTDKGKSDAFQITELLRGEGIEVFVSSPYQRAILTIQELAQCSGQEVLILEDLKERIFLNEDNRMPDDELFPLLDKSFSDPNFTLTGGESNAVCQNRSITVLKELLIIYRGRKVALGTHGAVMTLMMGHYDKQYDLNFLLHTSKPDVYRMEFNDQELVEVKRLWNMP; the protein is encoded by the coding sequence ATGAAAACTTTCATTTACATGGTGAGACATGGCGAATCACCAAAGACGGAAGGAAATGAAAGAACAAGAGGTTTGACTGATAAAGGTAAGTCAGATGCTTTTCAAATAACTGAGTTATTGAGAGGAGAGGGGATCGAGGTTTTCGTTTCAAGTCCATATCAACGGGCAATCCTAACCATTCAAGAATTAGCTCAATGCTCAGGACAAGAAGTTTTAATACTCGAGGATCTTAAAGAAAGAATTTTTTTGAATGAAGACAACCGAATGCCCGATGATGAATTATTCCCTTTGTTAGATAAGTCATTTTCTGATCCCAACTTTACTTTAACGGGAGGAGAGTCTAATGCAGTTTGTCAGAATCGAAGTATAACAGTCTTAAAGGAATTGCTAATAATCTACCGAGGACGGAAAGTCGCATTAGGCACTCATGGAGCTGTAATGACTTTAATGATGGGGCATTATGACAAGCAGTACGATTTGAATTTTTTACTACACACATCCAAGCCAGACGTATACAGAATGGAATTCAATGATCAGGAATTAGTTGAGGTGAAAAGATTGTGGAACATGCCGTAA
- a CDS encoding AraC family transcriptional regulator — MVSSPPPSDISTNLQELIRLIDQRASSDGTFVSSVPGLYFRRASHVSELNHTVHMPSLYVVAQGSKTAMLAGENYVYDPTTYMVTSVQLPVTGKITQASSELPYLSLQLSISPDAILDIIKKSPPPCNVKTGRGILVSQFDPLLLDALLRLVRLSDTPADIQFLAPLITHEILYRVLQGEQGALIRQFAVVGSYAHSISKAIHLITRDYSKPLVIEELAKEVNMSPSSLHKHFKKVTAISPLQYQKAIRLQAARRLLLSEGLEAATVGFRVGYESPSQFSREYGRMFGRPPMSDVKHLRNSLSVSVD, encoded by the coding sequence ATGGTTTCGTCTCCTCCCCCCTCTGATATTTCTACGAATCTACAAGAACTGATTCGTCTGATTGATCAACGCGCGTCTTCGGACGGTACGTTTGTTTCGTCTGTGCCAGGACTTTATTTCAGACGTGCAAGCCATGTGTCCGAGCTGAATCATACGGTCCATATGCCCTCCCTGTACGTGGTTGCGCAAGGCTCAAAGACAGCAATGCTGGCTGGAGAAAACTATGTGTACGATCCAACAACCTACATGGTCACATCAGTTCAACTTCCCGTAACTGGTAAAATAACTCAAGCCTCGTCGGAGCTTCCTTATCTCAGTCTTCAATTATCCATTAGTCCAGACGCCATCCTGGACATTATCAAGAAGAGTCCTCCTCCATGTAACGTTAAGACTGGACGCGGCATACTGGTGAGCCAATTTGACCCTCTGCTGCTTGATGCGCTGCTTCGGCTTGTCAGACTTTCGGATACGCCTGCGGATATTCAGTTTCTTGCGCCGCTTATCACGCACGAGATCCTTTATCGTGTATTACAAGGTGAGCAGGGAGCTTTAATCAGGCAATTTGCCGTAGTTGGCAGCTATGCACATAGCATCTCCAAAGCGATCCATCTGATTACCCGCGATTACTCTAAGCCTCTTGTGATCGAGGAATTGGCGAAGGAAGTAAACATGAGCCCTTCTTCCTTACACAAGCACTTTAAAAAGGTAACGGCTATAAGTCCTCTGCAGTATCAGAAGGCCATTCGACTGCAGGCTGCACGCCGCTTACTGCTCTCGGAGGGATTGGAGGCCGCCACTGTAGGCTTTCGCGTTGGCTATGAGAGTCCTTCGCAGTTCAGCCGAGAATATGGACGCATGTTTGGACGGCCACCGATGAGTGATGTTAAACATTTGCGTAATTCTCTTAGTGTCTCAGTTGATTGA
- a CDS encoding SDR family oxidoreductase, whose product MSLEGRIENKVVVITGASSGIGEATALLLAERGAKVVLGARGVDRLEALATRITNRGGEAVYARTDVRRREDLCNLVTLACERYGKLDVLVSNAGVMPISPLDDLRVEDWEHMIDVNIKGVLYGIAAALPVFRKQGFGHFVNTASTAGHKTVPNQSVYSGTKFAVRAISEGLRQEAGDKLRVTIISPGIVQTNFTESLTDPAIRDQLAVIRDKLAMTPDAVARAIGFAIEQPADIDVNEIVIRPTAQI is encoded by the coding sequence ATGAGTTTGGAAGGAAGAATAGAGAACAAAGTCGTCGTGATTACAGGTGCAAGCAGCGGAATTGGAGAAGCAACAGCACTGTTGCTTGCCGAGCGTGGAGCAAAAGTCGTGCTTGGGGCGCGCGGGGTGGACCGCCTTGAAGCACTGGCGACACGTATTACGAATAGGGGTGGCGAAGCTGTCTATGCACGCACTGACGTTAGACGGCGCGAGGATCTGTGCAACCTCGTTACTTTGGCTTGCGAACGATACGGGAAGCTGGATGTTCTCGTCAGCAACGCTGGCGTTATGCCTATATCCCCTCTCGATGATCTGCGCGTGGAAGATTGGGAGCACATGATTGACGTCAACATTAAAGGCGTTTTGTATGGCATTGCTGCAGCGTTGCCTGTCTTTCGCAAACAGGGTTTCGGACATTTCGTGAACACTGCTTCTACAGCAGGACACAAGACCGTTCCGAACCAGTCGGTCTACTCTGGTACGAAGTTCGCCGTACGCGCCATCTCAGAGGGGTTGCGCCAGGAGGCTGGTGATAAACTGCGCGTAACCATCATTTCGCCAGGTATTGTGCAGACAAATTTCACCGAAAGTTTAACAGACCCGGCTATAAGAGATCAACTCGCCGTCATCCGGGATAAACTAGCCATGACACCAGACGCGGTAGCCCGCGCAATTGGATTCGCAATTGAACAACCGGCTGACATTGATGTGAACGAAATCGTGATCCGTCCAACCGCACAAATATAA
- a CDS encoding malate:quinone oxidoreductase, whose amino-acid sequence MNSIQKNTDVILIGAGVMSATLGSLLKELAPEWEIKVFEKLANAGEESSNEWNNAGTGHAALCELNYTSEKADGSIDIRKAVDINEQFQLSRQFWSFLVNSHLIRNPQDFIKPIPHMSLVTGEKNVSFLKKRFKALSTISLFQGMEFSDDPEKLKEWIPLIMEGRTLNEPIAATKIDSGTDVNFGALTRMLFEHLKSKNVEINYKHSVKDIKRASDGSWKVKVHNLDNGKIEYHTAKFVFIGGGGGSLPLLQRTGIPESKYIGGFPVSGLFMVCNNPKVVAQHHAKVYGKAKVGAPPMSVPHLDTRYIGNQKALLFGPFAGFSPKFLKTGSNLDLIGSVKPNNLITMLAAGAKEMALTKYLIQQVMLSNEKRLEELREFIPNAKIEDWGIVVAGQRVQVIKDTEGGKGTLQFGTEVVSAADGSIAALLGASPGASTAVHVMLEVLEKCFPQHMEEWEPKIKEMIPSYGVSLAENPELYQEIYDSTTEVLGLGEREPLHR is encoded by the coding sequence ATGAATAGCATTCAGAAAAATACAGACGTTATCTTAATTGGTGCCGGAGTCATGAGCGCGACTCTGGGATCATTGCTAAAAGAGTTAGCACCAGAATGGGAAATTAAAGTGTTTGAGAAACTCGCAAACGCAGGAGAAGAAAGCTCTAACGAATGGAATAATGCAGGTACAGGCCATGCTGCACTGTGCGAACTGAACTATACATCCGAAAAAGCTGATGGATCTATAGATATTCGTAAAGCTGTAGACATTAATGAGCAGTTTCAGCTTTCAAGACAGTTTTGGTCTTTTCTTGTAAACAGCCATTTGATTCGTAATCCTCAGGACTTTATCAAGCCAATACCTCATATGAGTTTGGTAACAGGAGAGAAAAATGTATCTTTTTTGAAAAAAAGGTTTAAAGCGCTTTCAACTATTTCTCTATTTCAAGGCATGGAATTTTCCGACGACCCTGAAAAGCTGAAGGAATGGATTCCGCTAATTATGGAAGGCCGTACATTGAATGAACCAATCGCGGCAACCAAAATCGACTCTGGAACAGATGTCAACTTTGGTGCTTTAACACGCATGTTGTTTGAGCATTTAAAAAGTAAAAACGTTGAGATCAATTACAAGCATAGTGTAAAGGATATTAAACGTGCGAGCGACGGCTCGTGGAAAGTCAAAGTCCATAATCTGGATAACGGTAAAATCGAATACCATACTGCCAAATTTGTCTTTATCGGTGGTGGGGGTGGAAGTCTACCTTTGCTACAAAGAACCGGTATTCCTGAGTCCAAATATATCGGGGGATTCCCGGTAAGTGGACTATTTATGGTATGTAACAATCCTAAGGTTGTCGCCCAGCATCATGCGAAAGTATACGGTAAAGCTAAGGTTGGTGCTCCTCCCATGTCTGTTCCGCATCTGGATACAAGATATATCGGTAACCAAAAAGCACTGCTATTTGGACCGTTTGCCGGCTTCTCACCGAAGTTCTTGAAAACGGGCTCAAATTTGGATTTGATCGGATCTGTAAAACCCAATAATCTCATCACGATGTTGGCGGCAGGCGCAAAAGAGATGGCATTGACCAAATACCTGATTCAGCAAGTGATGTTATCGAATGAAAAGCGTCTGGAAGAATTACGCGAGTTTATTCCGAACGCCAAAATCGAGGACTGGGGGATCGTGGTAGCGGGTCAACGTGTGCAGGTGATCAAAGATACGGAGGGCGGTAAAGGAACACTTCAATTTGGTACAGAAGTGGTTAGTGCTGCTGATGGTTCGATAGCTGCACTGCTCGGCGCCTCTCCGGGTGCTTCTACTGCTGTTCACGTTATGCTGGAAGTATTGGAAAAATGCTTCCCACAACATATGGAAGAGTGGGAACCAAAAATAAAAGAAATGATTCCTTCTTATGGGGTGTCACTAGCGGAAAACCCAGAGCTTTACCAAGAAATTTATGACTCCACAACGGAGGTGCTCGGTCTGGGCGAAAGGGAACCGCTTCATCGTTAA